One genomic segment of Hordeum vulgare subsp. vulgare chromosome 2H, MorexV3_pseudomolecules_assembly, whole genome shotgun sequence includes these proteins:
- the LOC123424545 gene encoding THO complex subunit 4D-like, with translation MSFYARRGGDRGSERFQGGGRGGYAMRGRSGLPPRGPLGINARPSARIIAKSFSRTKDMTWRPDLFSDSMAASGIETGTKLYISNLDYRVSNEDIKELFSEVGHLKRFAVHFDGYGRQNGTAEVVFTRRSDAIAALKRYNNVLLDGKSMKIEVIGSDLGLSMTPRINVVGASNGRATRTVVMTPETGRRGGGSSTRPLSNPTNRLNRGAFQGGRGAFQAGRGGGRGYASQAQFQGRGRGRGQFRGRGRGRGRKGAEKSADDLDKDLESYHAEAMKTN, from the exons ATGTCATTTTATGCACGAAGAGGTGGAGATAGGGGTAGTGAGCGTTTTCAAGGGGGAGGGCGAGGTGGATATGCCATGCGTGGGAGGTCAGGGCTTCCTCCTCGAGGACCACTTGGGATTAACGCCCGACCATCTGCACGCATTATTGCAAAG TCTTTTAGCAGAACCAAAGACATGACCTGGAGACCTGATCTATTTAGTGATAGTATGGCGGCTAGTGGAATCGAAACTGGTACAAAATTGTACATTTCAAACTTGGACTATCGGGTTTCCAATGAGGATATAAAG GAGCTGTTTTCAGAAGTTGGTCATTTGAAACGCTTTGCTGTTCACTTTGATGGTTATGGTCGCCAAAAT ggCACTGCAGAGGTGGTTTTTACAAGGAGGAGTGATGCAATTGCTGCATTGAAACGTTATAATAATGTTCTGCTTGATGGAAAATCTATGAAGATTGAGGTTATTGGAAGTGACCTGGGTTTGTCTATGACACCTCGTATAAATGTCGTCGGGGCATCTAATGGTAGAGCTACGAGAACGGTTGTTATGAC GCCTGAAACGGGCCGGCGTGGTGGTGGTTCCAGCACTAGGCCTTTGAG TAATCCCACCAACAGATTGAATCGTGGTGCTTTCCAAGGCGGTCGTGGTGCTTTCCAAGCTGGGCGCGGCGGAGGCAGGGGCTATGCATCACAGGCCCAGTTCCAGGGCCGAGGCAGGGGGCGTGGTCAGTTCCGAGGCCGGGGCCGCGGTCGGGGCAGGAAGGGGGCAGAGAAAAGCGCAGATGACCTGGACAAAGACCTGGAATCTTATCACGCGGAGGCAATGAAGACCAACTGA